DNA sequence from the Leptospira bouyouniensis genome:
GGAATATTACATACAACTCCGAAATGGAGACGAGAAGTGAATTCAGATACAAAGAATCCATTCATCGAGAGACAACGTGTTGAAGAGATGAGACGAGCTGCAGAACAAGTTTGGGTAAAAAGAAAATAGCTTGGAATCTTTTAACTCTCTGTTATATTTGGAGTAGATTTTTATTTGATTCTCCACTTAACATTTCGAGTAGATAAAAGAAGATTCAAGTCGAGAAGCATATTGCTTTATAATAGATAGTATCTCAAATCAAAATAATGCTTCAAAAGTAAATGTATTCGAAGTAGATTACTACTTCACTGGGTGAAAGCATTGAGGATCTATTGTGAACATACAAGCCATAGAAAATAAAATAAAGGAACTTGAGAAAATATTCAAAAGTAGACCAGATCATTATTTTTTTACAGAAAAAGAGATACATTCAGAATTTTATTCATTATTTCAAAAGAATGTTTCAAATGATATAAAACATTCTTTATTTCATACTGAATATCCAACTCCATTTAAGTGTTCGATTGAAGAGAAAAAATTCAGAATACGTCCAAGGAAATCTAATTTTAAGCGCAGCCATATTGATAGTGTTGTAATTAACCCAAAATTTATAGAATGGATTTCGGATAATAATGAAGATTTAGATTATATAAATGGGACACCACAAAACGGATTATTTAATGAATATTTTGGAAGAATAGTTGAACTTTACGGGAATTCTTATCACGAAACTAAACAGAGCATTCTCTTGTATGCAATAGAATTTAAATTCTATAGACATTCATATGTTGGCAATTCCCAGCCAATAAAAGATATCTTGCAAGATCTAAGTAAAATGGAGTCTCTGAAAAAATTTGGCAAAAAATTCCTTGGTGATGAAGACGCATTTGTGTTAAAAACAAAATGCATTGTTATTCTTGGCGGTAATGTGAAGGAAGATTTAATCAATATCCTTACAAAAGAATTCAAAGGGAAAGTTGATTTCATTAAAAAATGAATTCTATTTCTAACAGATGAGCAAAGATACTGAGCCTATTTACAATCGGATAGTTCAAATCGTTTCGAAATTTGATAGAAGATCTTTTGCTATCGCGTTGATTGAACAAATACGTCTTTTGGAAGAAGATCGGATCCCAATCGAGAAGATGCAGATTTGGAATCTATTGTTTCTTCTAAAAATTTGTGTAGTTCATGGTGGATTCAACCCTAGAAAGCAAATTAAGTTCATGGATATTCTAAATCTCCATAATCTTTGCTTGGAGCTAAATAGCTTTGTTCCCGCTTATGAAAGTGAATCAAACAAACAAATACTAAATAAGATAATGCGAAGATTTGCTTTCCAGCAATTTGGATGCCAACAAGAATTAAGTCTTCCTGAAATAGAAAGAACAATAAAGTTGTTAAAATTATCTGAACGTACTCTTGAGAAGAATTTTTCAAATGATGTGAATTTCTCTTACAAGGATTTTCTCAAATACGTTATTATAATTTATGCATGGCATCAAACACACCTGGATATTCCAATATTGGATATTTCAGACATCAAAGTGGCGATTGAAGATAAGGAAATATTTGATCAAATTACTTCTTACCTATCAAGAGATATTAGTTACATTCAGAAGGATATACTTCAGGATGCAAAGGCAAGAAGTAAGCGACTAGAAATATTCGACCAATCAATATTATACAAGTACCCCATATGGGAAATTAAAGGTGCAAAATATTTGATAAGCAAACACCTTTTTGAAAAAGCAATGACACGGCTACCAATAGAAAAGGCATTTATCAAGAACCCCGCCGGAATTTCGAAAGCCTTTGAAACCTATACCCACTCTCTATTGAAAAGAAAATTCAATTCATTTTTGAATGAAAAAGAAATAGAAAAGAGATACCAATTAAAGGAAGGTCAAAAGAAAGCCGATTTCCTTGTGTTTGAATCTCTTGGGAAAGTAACAATTGAATGTAAAGCGATTTATGCGCCGAAGCTTTCGAAAGTTGACCTTAAGTTAGAGATTTTAATAAGTTCATATAAAGAGAGTATTTTAAAAGGTTTAGTTCAAAGTATAGAAACGCATTTTTATCTCGATACAGTAATTTTTAAAAACAACTTCATGCTAATAGTTACATTAGATGATCTAAACTTCAGTTGGTTTGAAGAAGTTTATGATGAATTTATAAGAGAAGGTCTAGAAAGAAATTACCCAGGTTTCGAAGAGAAAATAAACAATTTTAACTTAAGTCATATCTTTATATTGCCAATTTCTACTTTTGAATCAATTATTTACTATATTTGCAAAGAGAATATAGAGTTTGCCTCTCTATTACTGAAATTAATCAAATATAGAGAAGAAGTTGGAGATTCTAACTATTTCGACTTTGCTGATTTGTTTGATAGCTTCATGAAAAAAGAGCATGGTGAAAACTACAAAATAGAATATGAGAAAAATGAAACAGAATTACTTTTCGAAGAAATTAGGAATAGCTTAACGCAGGCATTGTCTCATAGGAAATAAGAAACAGCTCTTAGGTTCAATCAAATTGAGTATTCAAATCGTTTTCAAACGAATTTAAAAACCCCTTAAAACCCTACTTTCAATGTTAAAAAACGATTGCAATGATTGAGAACTATATTTCTTGTCACTTCCCATGCCGAGACCACGTGGGAAAAATTATGAGAAGAATCTATTCTATCGAACTCCACCAGAGTTAAGAGAGAAGGTTGTTCAAGGTAAGGCTAAAGCAGTCGAGGAACCCTCTTCCGATCCGAGGACCATGACTGTGGAGGAGTTTAGGAAATCCTTTTTTTATTCACCTGCAAAATCAACAGTTAAGCAGGCAGTTGAATTAAATAATCGAATGTTTAATTTGCTGGAAACAGCAAAGGACAAAAAGAATCCAATTTATTCAGATGATATGGTGGTCCCTGTCCAGCAAGGGATCCGAGTTCGTCCGATATATCGTATACCTCTCGAGGATCTAAGGAATATATCTTATGCATCTTCACTGATAGGCGCAATTCACCAAATCATGGCTGATGATGTATCAATGTATGCGAAAATTGGAGAGGATCCAGGATTCGAGTTTATTCTAAAGCAAAAGAACATATCCGCAACAGATTTGCAAAGGCAAGAGATGGTCAGTTTCGCAAATCGTGTTTTCCTAATGGGAGACAAATCACAAGCAGATTGGAGAGAGCGTGAACGACTCGGAGAAGTCCTTGAAATGGCTACTAGGGACACTCTTGCAATAGATGCCGTTGCATATTTGAGAACTTTTAATCGAGCAGGAGAGATTTGTGACGTTCGTTATTTGGATCCCGCGACTATTTTCCGTGTGGATCCAAGGAAAGGATACAAAGGTGATAAAAATATCACTCACGTTCAAATCGTACACAATACAGTCACTGAGACTTATGAATCAGGACGAATTGTTTACCGTCATAAAAATAACCTTTCTGATATTCGAATGCGTGGGTTTGGTTATTCGCCTATCGAGTCTTGTTTGGTTGAGATCATGTCCCTACTCTTTACTATAAAACATAATGCAGACAGATTCAACTCTAGGAATCCACCAAAGGCTATTATTTCTTCAAAAAACGCAATTCCTAAAGCTGATCAAGAGCGAATTGAACTCATTTGGGAAAATGCCTTTTATGGACCGAGAGAGGGTTTCAAAATCCCAATGATGTTTGGGGCTGGAGAAATTCAGGTACATAACTTGGATGTGTCGGATGATTTTGAATTCGATAAAATGCTCCAAATGGTTTCTTCATTTATTATTGCAAGACACGGAATTGATCCTGCACAACTCGGACTTAGACTTAATCAATCACAATCATTAGCAGAGCCTTCCATGGATGGAAGACAGCATTTTTCCAGAGATCGAGCTCATGGATCTATCATGAGTTTTCATCAAGATTGTCTCAATGAAGTTTTCGATCCGAGTGATGAAAGCCCAATCGCATTGAATTTCATCGGAGTGAAAACAGAGCAAGAGGACAAAAAAGCAGACCTCGAAGACAAACAATTCAAAGTTAGTCGGTCACTTGATGAAATACGTAAAGCAAATGATTTACCTACCATGAAAGAGGAAGCGGAAGATTATGTAGCTCGCGGAATCATAACGGTAGAGCAGGGAAAGAAACTGGCACGTCTTGGCCTCTTACGTGGAAATCAATATTTCAGTCAGGAGTTTGGGAAAGTCTTCGCAGACGAGGAACAAGCGCAAGGTGGTATTGAGGAAGAACATTCTCCAGTTGCAAGCGGTAACCAGGTAGAATTGCCTTGGGGTGAAGAAGACTTTCTACCGAATGAGTAGTTAATTTAAAAATTTAGAAGGACAAAACATGGAAAATCAAAAAGAAACAACCGAACAAGTGGCCGTGGAAGAAACACCGGAGCCAATCACTGAAGGAGTAATTGAAAACTCAGAGAACAAACGATCGCTTCTGGAAGAAGGCGGAGATACTGTTTCTGGTGATGGAACGGGGACTACACTTCCAGAATTCGATCAGGAAAAACCTTCTAATCTGAAAGAGGCGGAAGGAATTAATCCACCTCCTGAAGTGGAAGATGAAAATCAGGGAACGGAAGATCAAGGGATTGGCTTCATTCAAGGGGAAATTGATCACCTAAGTGAGCAAGAGAAAACGGATTTGGGATATACGATTTCCGATATACTTGCTTCCCCTAACCAGACACAGCCGATAATCGTTTCTATGATTATTAGTGCAATTTTGGATAAAGTAGGAAGTGTGAATCCAGATGCAACTGAGGCTCTAGGCCAATTATCAAATAGAATTGTAGAACTCGCGGCAACTCAAGACTATCTTACACTTGTATCCGAATTTGAAGGTGTTGTTTCTAGTGGATTGCCAAATGCTACAAAGTTGTCTTTATTCTCACAGCAGTTAGATCAATTTGCAAAACGATTGGGGTAAAGAGTCCCCCTTTTTGCGAAGCAAAGCAGGAAGGGAATTTCAGTTACTTGTTGGGGATCGGCTCAAGTGGATAGAGTATGTCGTACTTGGACCTGACTCCCCTACTATGTACGCATCGAAACTTTATTTCAAAAAGGGTGTAATGAAATGGGGGAAGAATCTCTTTTCCAGAATGTTTCCTTCAATTACAGCGAAAACGCTGCCACAAAAAATACGGCCAGCTATTATAAATATTGGGAAAGATACTGTTCTTGATGATATGCCGGATCCTCCAGACCAGGACTTCGATGAATGGCTGTTTGATTATTTGGAAAAAGATTGGAATCCTACTTTCAAAGAAATCGGCGAAACTGGAACATTGCTCGGATACCTTTCAGGTTATTTAACCGGTGAGCTGAAACTACCATTGGAAACTGTTACTGAAATGGGGATTCAAGACTATGACAAAGCATTTAAGTATAAGCTTGGTTTTGGCATAGACGAAGTTTTTGAAAAGGGAAAAGTAGTTTCGAAAAAAGAAATTTCAAGGCTCGCAGAAGAATATGCAAAGGAACATGGAGCGGAATGGCTTGCGATTTACAAACGAGATGACCAGGGTGAAATAATCTATGGTGAAGATGGTCAACCTGAGAGAAGTGGAAAGCCTTATGAGTATCTAACACAAATGTGGCGTGATATGATAGTTACGGCAATTCAAGAAGGGAAGACACTTGAACAAATGCAAAGTGATTTTGCTTATCCTGACTTATTGGATCTTGTTGAAAAAGGTACTATTTCATCGGAAACTTATCTTGAATTACTCAATGGTAAGGAATCCGAATTGCTGCAATTGCGATTGAATAGAAATTTTCGACGATTTGCCTGGACAGAGGCAAGTATCGCGTTCAATGCTGGAAGGATCCGCGCGATGAGTGAATTGGGAATCGATTATGGAGTATTCCGAAAAGGGCAAAGAGTGATGTAATGACTGATCATTATAAAGACCATTTAGAATTTCTTAGACGTGTTCTTATAAAAAAGTTTGAAGATGCAAATAAGCGTCACGCAACATGGGACGATATTACACCGATCGAGGATCCTTGGGAAAAGAAGTATTGGCTCATGCTTAAAGATATTTTGGATCGAGTTGATAGTTATATCAAATCCACTCCACCAAAACGTTCAGGTAGAGAAGTCGTTCTCGATGCAATGGCCTTCTCTGAGATGATAGAATTTTTAGATCCCAAAAGTGCAGTATCTAAATACAGAAATGAAATGGACACGGATGAGTTTGAAACTCTCGGAATAGTCTTGCTCTCTGTGAGGAAAGCTGGAGAAGAAATCTATCTCGATGTATCTGGATCAACATTCAATCAGGAACAAAAACTCGCAGTAATAGAATCCGCAAAAGAGGTAATCGAGCGGAATGGTGGGAAATATAACTAATGGCAAAGCAATATCTTTCTGGTGGCGGGAATCCATTTGGAGTTACCCCTGCGCCTTCAGTATTTAATCCTAATCCACCCGATGATCTAATTAGTAGGCAAGGCGAGCCTGCAATTTGGATTCGCGCAATTCCCACAATAGGAGATCTAGACGAAACAAAAATGGCGATTCCTGGAAGTGATTCTCAATTGTATCGGATCGAACGATATCGAAGGATGCCAACGGAAACTTTAAATCCGATGTTTTATGATGGCAATGTTGTTCAAACGAAATATGGACCAATATCCAAAATCAGATCACTGAAAGTGTTTCGGAATGAAGATTTCGGAGGAAATTTTAATCTATCAATTGAGAGTTTTGAGCACAATAGAATTAAGCTAAAACCAAATATCGAATTCCAGGAATATTATCAATTGGATTGCGATTATGATATCGAATCATTTACAAAATTTGAAAATGTTTCATTTATTCAAGAAGACGATGGGTTTTTGCTCCATCCAGTTCAAGAAGATATCATCGTGATCGTCGATTCTGTTTGGAGAGAACGTTTCGACAAATCAGGTTACGATGAGATTGGATTTAAATATGATTTTACCAAAATCTCATGTGAGACAGTGGCAGAGGCTGGCCGAAGGTATTTATTAAACTACGTGACATTTTCTCCAATTAAAATTGGTTATAAAACGATCGATACTAAGGATGTTCGATTGGCAGAGAAATTGATAGATGTCCAATCAGGCGATATTGATATCGTTGTTGGTTCTGGATTAAACCTTTCAAAAGATGACATACTGATTCCATTGCGTTCTCTTCGGACAGAGAAAGAAATCCTACAAAAAGATAAGGACGGACGTTACCCTGTCAAATACAGCCCACTTCGGGAGATTGTGGCAGTCTATACCGATTCTATCGAGTATGAAGACTTTTGGATAGAAGACAGTAGATATGTTCGCATCAATGCCGGTACTCTTCCAGAAAGAATAGTTTGTGTGTACCAATATAATCCTAGATATACGATTATGCCAGATACAACGGCCTCAGCTCTGGCAGAACGTATCCAACCGAGAAAATTTATTGGGAGGATTAATCAGACAAGGCTTGATCTTGGTAGAATCTTCCGCGAATCAATTTATCGTTCGGTGGCGACTGACTGAAACCGAAAAAAGCTTGAATTCTCGCATGGGGGATGCCCTTGTCACTTCCCATGTCAAACTCTGCTCAAATATCATCTTAGGTTTCATTAAAGGTAAAAAATATGGTGCGACCGTTTAAAGGTTTTCTATTCCAAAATCCCGACGAAAATGCAAACAGACACCTTTTGGAAAGACTGTATGCTACAGAAATTCCAGGTGAAATCGATCCATCGATTCCAAAAACCGGTGGGTGGGGAGCCATTGTAACCCCCGATGAAATACGATATTCTTTGATGTCAGGTAACGGTCGATTGGTGACAGTTGATGGATCATATATCACAGACGAAAATTTAAAAGGATTCGTAGATCAGGTTACACTTGCGATTTCTGAGGAGTTGGAGCACGAAATCTATCCGACAATCTATAGGCATAGACCAAAAGGGAACCTCCCAAGGTTAATCGAGCCTCATGCAAAGTGGTATGATGCTCACGATTATCAGAATTCCGATCTTGGTAATAATTTCTTTGTAGAATTGCGAAAAAAACCACTTCAAAGACTAATTACTTGGCAATTCGTTAATCCAATTGGCCGGGACATGAACAATGAACCGACAACCACAATCGTTGATTTCCAAAAGAGAGCGAGAATAGTATATGACCAAGGAATTTTACGTTCTATTGGGATTCTTGGATCTAATGTCTCCTTTTCTGGTAACGCAGCGCTTCGATCGCAAAGAGTTTTTCAAGGGATGAGCCCAACGAAAATTCCAACTACTCACTATATTGATTTTATCTCTGGGTATGATTCTGCGTATCGAGTTCCAGCGGAATTAAGAGAGGTTATTGGTCTTGTAACAGCCATTAAAGTAATGTCGATCTATGGTGATGGACGCGCTGCTGCCGTTGCAAGTTTTTCAGTTGGGGTAGGTGTTCTACATGAATCTGTCAGCACAACTCAGTCTGCGACGAGCTCGATGTATGGAGCCCGAATCTTAGAGTTGACTAACTATCTCAAGGCATGGTACGAAAAAAACATGAGTCGATATAGGTCCATGAGAGTCGCGATACTTTAGTTATTGCAGTTGGATACCTAAATCTCACACTGGGATTTAGGAACGGACAAGGCTTTGGAACGGTTTCAATCCGTGATGGGTGGCGAGTGGTTCCTTTCGCAAGGTGGCGGAAAATACAAACGCAAACAATCCAGGCGTTCGGGGATTTTCAGGGGACTGAAACCAAGTGAACCGCATAGTTAATGTCCTGGACAACAACACCCAATGCAGGTGAAAATCCTGCTCTTGCGGAAATTATTAAAAAAAGGTCAAGTGACGTGAGTAATAAATTTCAACAAAAAAGAGCCAAACAAGTTATAGGGAAAGAGCGAGTAGAGTTACTCACATTTACGCATAGATTCTATCTTCATTACATGAATCCTATCCATCGATGGGTTGTACTTGCATTGTTCAAATTATCTGTGAAAGCAAATCTAAGAAAGAAGCCGAGACTTTCTGATTTTTTACAGTTTCTTTCTCAGTTTATCCAGGCATTTGCGGGATATTCTGTTACTCATGTTTCGAATGTTCCTCCGAAAATTGATATTTACTCAATGGGAACAAGAATTGGCCTCGCAAATTTTTTCTGGAAAAGGCGATGGCTGTTAATGTGTAAAATATTCCTTTTGGGAAAAGATCCAGATTATATCGATTCTATGAAGCGGTTAATTGTCTCAAATTATCGAGAAGGTCTGAATTTGCCTGAGCCAACTGCAAGCGCAGTAAGTCGGGATTCGGTTCGACAGGTTTTGCCCTTGAAGCAGGCGTAAGAATTTTATAAATATCGCGGTGTCTTGTATAGATACCGTTGATAATACCCATTGTAAGTTTCTTTTGAGCATGTGTTAGATAGATTGATTTAGTTCGGATATCTCTAAGCGTTCTCACTTCTGATAAAAAAATTCTTATCTTTCCTTGAGAAAACAATTCAAGTAATCTATCGATTGATGCGTGAATTATAATGAATTCCGCCGTTGGAATATTTGGATCAAAACTCTCTTCTTCTTGTGCCACAATAATCCGATAATACGAGACATAAAAAAACATTCAAGCCTTTCATTTTTTTCTTGCAAATTGCAGGTAATTCGTCCCTTGTCACTCCCTAATCAAATACCTGCTCCGCTTATGCGAGGTAAAATGTTAGCAAATATAGATCAGAAAATCAACCAAGCTCAAGGAGATGCTAGTAAAGAACTAGTTGTCACCTCTATCGAGAAGTCCTCTTTGTCGGTCAAAATTGGATCTAAACCTTTCTATGTTCGAGAAAGTGATACAGGTAGAAAGTTTTATTGGAACGGCCTCAAGTTTGTCGACCTAACAAATGATCCTGGTATTCGCGCATGTAATACGTTGCGAGTCGCGGCTAATGTCGCTGATGCGGAAACCGTTGGAATTGGTGCAAGAACATATGAATTTGATCGTGCTGCTGACGGAGTTGTGTCTGGGAACATAGCTGTAAAAGGTCATGCGGATGATACACCTGGGAATGCAATTGCTGCACTTGTTGATGTTATAAATTCAG
Encoded proteins:
- a CDS encoding phage portal protein translates to MSLPMPRPRGKNYEKNLFYRTPPELREKVVQGKAKAVEEPSSDPRTMTVEEFRKSFFYSPAKSTVKQAVELNNRMFNLLETAKDKKNPIYSDDMVVPVQQGIRVRPIYRIPLEDLRNISYASSLIGAIHQIMADDVSMYAKIGEDPGFEFILKQKNISATDLQRQEMVSFANRVFLMGDKSQADWRERERLGEVLEMATRDTLAIDAVAYLRTFNRAGEICDVRYLDPATIFRVDPRKGYKGDKNITHVQIVHNTVTETYESGRIVYRHKNNLSDIRMRGFGYSPIESCLVEIMSLLFTIKHNADRFNSRNPPKAIISSKNAIPKADQERIELIWENAFYGPREGFKIPMMFGAGEIQVHNLDVSDDFEFDKMLQMVSSFIIARHGIDPAQLGLRLNQSQSLAEPSMDGRQHFSRDRAHGSIMSFHQDCLNEVFDPSDESPIALNFIGVKTEQEDKKADLEDKQFKVSRSLDEIRKANDLPTMKEEAEDYVARGIITVEQGKKLARLGLLRGNQYFSQEFGKVFADEEQAQGGIEEEHSPVASGNQVELPWGEEDFLPNE